The DNA region GTGGGGGGCGAGGCGGTGTACGCGGCGAGCAAGGCGGGGCTCGGCTGTTTCGCGGACAGCTTGCGTGCGGAATTGCGCGGCACGCGGGTCGACGTCGGGGTGGTCGTGGCGGGGGTGATCGCGACGCCGTTCTTCGAGCGGCGCGGGGCGCCCTACGCGCGGCGGTGGCCGAAGCCGATTCCCGTGGAGACGGCGGCTGATGCGGTCGTGCGGTGCGTGGAGCGGGGGGCGGCGGAGGTGTTCGTGCCACGGTGGTTGCGGGTGCCGGTGGCGGTGCAGGGCGTGGCGCCGGGGGTCTATCGGTGGTTGGAAGGCCGGTTCGGGCAGGGGTGAGCAATGCCCCGCCCGAACCGGTTCGCGCGCCTGCAGGACACTCAGATCCAGGTGGGGAGCGAAGCTTCCTGATAGCGCGCGCCGAACCCGCCGTGCGGCAGGATCTCGTCGACGGCGGCGAGGTCGGCCTCGGACAGGACGACGTCCGCGGCGCCGATGTTCTCCTCCATCCGCGCGCGGCTGCGGGTACCGGGGATCGGCACGATGTGCTCGCCGCGCGTCAGCAGCCAGGCCAGGGCGAGTTGCGCCACGGTGCTGCCCTTGCCCGCGGCGAGCCGGGTGAGCCGGTCGACGGCCTCGACGTTCTTCTCGAAGTTGCCGGGCTGCCAGCGCGGGTCGATGTTGCGGATGTCGGTCTCGTCGTACTGGTCGGCGGGCTTGGCGGCGCCGGTGATGAAGCCGCGGCCGAGCGGGGAGTAGGCGACGAAGCCGATGCCGAGTTCGTCCAGGGTCGGGAAGAGCTGCTCGGCGTCCCGCTCGAACAGGGAGTACTCGGTCTGCAGGACGGAGACCGGCTGCACGGCGTGCGCCCTGCGGATCGTCTCGGGTCCGGCCTCGCTCAGGCCGAAGTACTTGACCTTGCCGGCGTCGATGAGTTCCTTGACGGTGCCGGCGACGTCCTCGATCGGCACGCCGGGGTCGACGCGGTGCTGGTAGAGGACGTCGATGTGGTCGGTGCCGAGGTGGCGCAGGCTCGCGTCGGCGACCCGGCGGATGTTGTCGGGCCGGCTGTTCAGGCCGATCGGGGTGCCCGGCGCGGGCCGGGTCGAGAGGTCGAAGCCGAACTTGGTGGCCAGGACCACCTCGTCGCGGAAGCCCTTGACCGCCGCGCCGACCAGGATCTCGTTGGACCCGGTGCCGTAGCCGTAGAGCTCGGCGGTGTCGAAGAAGGTGACGCCCAGGTCGTGGGCGCGCTGGAGGGCGGCGACGCCTTCCGGCTCGTCGCCCGGGCCGTAGGCCATGGTCAGGCCCATCGCGCCGTAGCCGAGCTCGGAGACCGCCAGTCCCTGGGTACCGAGTGTCCGCTGTCGCATACCGTGCTCCTTAGTCCAAACCAAACGGTTCGGTTTGGACTCTATCCGGAACCCGGCCGCCGGCCAAACCGAACGGTTCGGCCCGGCTAGACTTGGCGGATGCCCCCTCAGGCCGGCGCACAGACTGGCGCACAGACCGGCGCAGACGCCACCGACCCCGGCGGCGACTCCACCCGCGACCGCATCGTCGCGGCGGCCACGGCCGAGTTCGCGCAGCACGGGATCGCCGGCGCCCGCATCGAACGGATCGCGAAGGCGGCGAAGACGAGCAAGGAACGCGTCTACGCGCACTTCCGGAGCAAGGAAGCGCTCTACCGGTACGTCGCCGACCGGGAACTGGCCGCGGTGGCCGAGGCGGCCCGCATGGACCCGGCCGACCTGCCCGAGTACGCCGGACGGATCCACGACTACTTCGTCCGACACCCCGACCGGCACCGGCTGATGGACTGGGGCCGGCTGGAGTTCCCCGGAACCCCCGATCTGGACAGCCCCATGCACAAGACCATCCGGTTCAAGGTGGAGCAGCTGCGCCGGGCCCAGGAGGCCGGGCAGCTGGATCCCGCCTGGGAGCCCCTCGACATCCTGATCTTCGTGCACCAGATCGCCACCGCCTGGGCCGGGCAGCTCGGCCTCGCTTCGGCGGAGGCCGGGCTGGTGCGCGAACCTTCGCCGGCGGCCCGGCGCGCGGCGATCATCGCCGCGGTGCAGCGCATGTTCCCGGCCGCCGAGGTCTAGTTCCGGCAGTGCGGTGCGTGTCCGCCGCCACCGGGGCCTGGCATCCTGCGGTGCAATGCGGTGCGGTGCGGCGCGTGCTCGCCGCCGCCGACACCCGGCATTTCACACGGCGCGCCGCAGCTCCCGGCCGCCGCGCCTAACCCTCCCGCAGCGCCCGCACCGACTCGCGCAGTGAGCCGAGCGTGGCGAACACGGCGGTCGGCTCGTACCCGCAGTGCGCCATGCAGTTCGCGCAGCGCGGGTCGTTGCCGCGGCCGTAGCTGTCCCAGTCGGTCTCCTCCAGCAGCTCCTTGTACGTCGCCGCGTAGCCGTCCGACATCAGGTAGCAGGGCTTCTGCCAGCCGTACAGCGAGTAGCTCGGGATGGCCCAGGCCGTGCAGGGGAAGTCGGTCTTGCCCTCCAGGAAGTCCAGGAACAGCGGGCTGTGGTTCAGGCGCCAGCGCTGGCGGTTGCCGTCGGCGAACGCCTTGCGGAACAGCTCGCGGGTCTGCTTCACCGGCAGGAAGTGCTCCTGGTCCGGGGCCTTCTCGTAGGCGTAGCCGGGGCTGATCATCATCTGGTCGACGCGCAGGTCGTCGTTCAGGTAGTCCAGGATGTCGATCACGTCCTGGGGCGAGTCCGTGTCGAAGATGGTCGTGTTCGTCGTCACGCGGAAGCCGCGGCGGCGCAGTTCGCGGACGGCGGCCACGGCCTCGTCGAAGACGCCTTCCTTGCAGACCGACTCGTCGTGCCGTTCGCGCAGGCCGTCCAGGTGGACCACCCACGTGAAGTAGCGCGAGGGCTTGAAGCGGTCCAGCTTCTTCGGGATCAGGAGCGCGTTCGTGCACAGGAACACGTAGCGCTTCATCTTCACCAGTTCGTCGACGAGTTCGCCGATCTGCGGGTGCATCAGCGGCTCGCCGCCGGCGATGGAGACCATCGGCGCCCCGCATTCGCGCATCGCGGCGAGCGCCTGCTCGATCGGCATGCGCTTCTTCAGCTCCGCCGCGGGGTGCTGGATCTTGCCGCAGCCGGCGCAGGCCAGGTTGCAGGCGAACAGCGGTTCCAGCTCCACCAGGAGGGGGAACTTCTCGCGGCGGCGCAGTTTGTTGCCCAGGATGTAGCTTCCGATGCGGACGCTCTGGCGGACCGGCATTCCCATGTTCCGCGCCTCCTTGCTGGTTGTGCGGATGTTCTTCTCAGACGTGTTCGAGAGCTGTGGCCCAGTGCCGCAGCACGGTGCCGATGGCTTGGAGTCTTTTGCGGGCGATCAGGCCCGCGCGGAGGGTCGAGGGACGGACCAGTGGGTGGTCCGGAGTGTCGACCACGACCCGGATGACGGCGAAGGGCCGGCCGCGGGCGGTCGCGACGAGGGGGAACGACTCCATGTCCACCGTGGTCACGCCCTGTCCGGCCAGCCGGGTCAGGTCCTCGGAGTTCGCGACGTGGTCGACGGTGGCGATCGGGCCGGTGACGACCGCGGGCGTCTTCCGCCCGGCGGTGATCAGAGCGTGCGCGGTGTGCGGCTCCGGCGCCTCGTCGAGTTCGGGCTCCAGTATCAGGTGCTGTTCCAGCGCGAACGCGATCGAGTCCGCCCACGGGCACTCGATCACCCGCTCCCCGCGCCGCACCTCGTCGGCGACGACCACGTCCCCCGGCTTCAGGCAGCCGTCGGTGGCGCCGCCGAACCCCGCGACGGCCAGCACGTCGAAGGCCGGGTCCCGCTGCGCGAACTCCTCGGCGCGCCGGATGCCCATGCCGACGCGCTCGACCCGCAGGCCGTCGGTCTTCAGGGCCCGGGCTTCGATGCCGAGTGCCGCGCAGACAAGGAGATCAGTCATGACAGGGCCTTCACATAGCGGCCCAGCGCGCTGATCGGGAACACCAGCCGGTACAGGTGGTAGTTCAGGTAGAAGTCGCCGGGGAAGCCGGTGCCGGTGAAGTGGTCCTCGTCCCAGGTCCCGTCCGCGCGCTGCGTGCGAGTCAGGAACCGGACTCCGGCCTCGACCGCCATCCCTCGCTCCTCCCCCGCCGCCAGCAACGCCAGCAGCGCCCACGCGGTCTGCGACGCGGTCGACACCCCGCGCCCGACCCACCGCTTGTCGCGGTAGGAACGCAGGTCCTCGCCCCAGCCGCCGTCGTCGTTCTGGTGCTCCTCCAGCCAGCGGACGGCCCGGCGGATCATCTCGTCCTCCGGATCGACGCCAGCTGCGACCAGTGCCGGGACCACGGCGCCGGTGCCGTAGACGTGGTTGGCGCCCCAGCGCCCGAACCACGACCCGTCGCTCTCCTGCTCCCTGACCAGCCAGTCCAGCGCGCGCCGCGAGGCGGTCGAGCCGCCGCGTCCCAGCGCCGCGTACGCTTCCAGCGTGTGCGCGGTGACGTCGGCGGTCGGCGGGTCGATGACCGCGCCGAAGTCGCAGAACGGCAGCTTGAGCGCCAGGGTGCGGGTGTTGTCGGCGTCGAAGGCGCCGTAGCCGCCGTCCTTGCAGGCCATGCCCTCCAGCCATTCGACGCCCCGGCGGATCGCGGGGGCCGCGTCCGGGTGCGCGACGCGGTTCAGCGCGAGCAGCACCTCGGCGGTGTCATCGGTGTCGGGGTAGCCGTCGTTGTCGAACTCGAAGGCCCAGCCGCCGGGGGCGACCTTGGGGCGCCGCACCGACCAGTCGCCGGGGTTGGTGATCTCCTCGCCGAGCACCCAGTCGGCGGCCTTGACCAGGGCCGGGTGGTCCTCGGGCAGGTCGGCGTCGCGCAGCGCGGTCATCGCCAGGACGGTGTCCCACACCGGGGACTGGCACGCCTCCAGGCGGCGTCCGCGCTCGTCGCGGATGATGAACCCGTTCAGGCCCTCGATGCCCTTGCGCATCACCGGGTGGTCGACGCCGTAGCCGAGCAGGTTCAGCGCCATCAGCGAGTACACCCACGGCGGCTGGATCCCGCCCCAGGACCCGTCGGCCTCCTGCCGCGCGATGATCCACTCGGCGGAACGGCGCAGGGCGGCGTCGCGGACGGAGCGCAGCGGGCGCCGTTCGTAGACGTGCAGCGCGCGGTCCAGCGTGGTGAAGAAGCCGCGCTTGGCCGGGGTGCGGCGGCCGGTCCGCAGCTCGCTGAGGTCGAAGCCGAGCTCGCGCACCGGACGCAGGGCGTTGACGATGGTCAGCGGCACCACGGTCTGCCGGGCCCAGCAGGCCCAGTCGTAGACGTTCAGCGGGAACCATTTCGGCAGGTAGATGAGCTCCGGCGGCATGACCGGCAGGTCCGACCACGGCCATTCGCCGAACAGCGCCAGCCAGATCCGGGTGAAGACCCGGCTGGCCTCGATGCCGCCGGACTCCAGGATGAAAGTGCGTGCGGCGGCCATGTGCGCGGCATCCTGCGGATCGCCGGCCATCCGCAGCGCGGCGTAGGCCTCGATGGTCGTCGACAGGTCGGCCGGGCCGTCGAAGAAGTTGGCCCAGGTGCCGTCGGCGCGCTGCTGGGAGCGGATCCAGGCGGCGGCCTCGGCGGTCTCCTCGGCGGTGCGGATCCCGAGGAACTGGCGCAACAGCAGGTCCTCGGCGTCCATCGTGACGTTCGTCTCGAGTTCGCCCTTCCACCAGCCGGCGGCGTTCTGCAGGCCGAGCAGGTGGTCGGCGGCGGCCTTGAGCGTCGCGGCGGCCTCGGAGGCTCCGGGGGAACCGGAGGAGTCGGAGGACCCGCTCGCGCTCACGGCCTTGTCGATGACGTCTGTCACAGGTATCCCTACCTAGTTGTCCCGATGGGTGACGAAGCGCGCGACGGCGAGGAACTCGTCCCGCACGTCGTCGGGGATGTCGGCGGTGGCCAGCCGGTCCTGGGCGGCGGCGATCCGGGCGTCGGCGGCGTTCTCGGCCCAGGCCCGGCCTCCGGCCTCCTCGATCAGCGAAGCCGCCTCGACCAGCTGCGGCTCGGTGAGCGGTTCGGACTGCGTGTACAGCAGCGCCAGCCGCCCGGCGGCCGGGGTGCCGGACCCGAGGGCCGCGGTCACCGGCAGCGACTTCTTGCGCGAGCGCAGGTCGTTCAGCACCGGCTTGCCGGTCACCTCCGGCTCGCCCCAGATGCCGAGCAGGTCGTCGACGAGCTGGAAGGCCAGGCCCAGGTCCTCGCCGAACCCGGACAGCGCCAGCGCCAGCCGGTTCGGGGCCTCGGCCAGCACCGCGCCGATCGAGCAGGAGCAGGCGAACAGCGCCGCGGTCTTGTCCATCGACATCACGGTGCACTCGTCGAGGGTGACGTCGGTCCGGGTCTCGAAGCCCAGGTCGAGGGCCTGGCCGGCGATCAGCTTGCGGGTGGTGGCGGCTATGTGGCGGGCGGCGCGGTGCGCGCCGGCGGTGCCGCGGTCCAGCAGCACCTCCTCGGCCAGCGCCAGCAGCGCGTCGCCGGCCAGGATCGCGGCCGGGACGCCGAAGACGGTCCAGGCGGCCGGGCGGTGCCGGCGCATGCGGTCGTTGTCCATGACGTCGTCGTGCAGCAGCGAGAAGGCGTGCACGAACTCGACCGCGACCGCGGCCGGCACCACGCGCGCCATGTCGGCGCCGGCGGCGCGGCCGGACAGCAGCGCCATCGCCGGTCGCAGGGCCTTGCCGCCGGTCGGGCCCTGCGGCGCCGAGCCGTCGGCCTCGACCCACCCGAAGTGGTAGGCGGCGACCCGGCGCATCCGGGGGTCCAGCCGTTCGACGGCGGCGCGCATCGCCGCCTCCACCATTTCGCGGCCGGCGGTCACGGCGTGCGGGACGACTGTCATCGGTCGGTGCCTTTCTGCAGGTGGCGACGGCACAGGGCGGCGGCCGTCAGCCCGCTGCGCACCGCGCCCTCCATGGTGTCGGGCCAGCCCGTGGCGGTCCACGCGCCGGCGAGGAAAAGCCCTGGTACGCCGGTCGCGGCCGGCGGGCGCAGGGCCGCGGAGCCCGGGGCCTGGCGGAACGTCGCGTGCCGCTCCCGGGTGACGAAGAACTCGGTGACCTCCGCGCGCCGGGTGCGCGGCAGCACCTCGGCGAGCGCCGGCAGGAACGTCTCGCGGATCTGCGCGACCGGCGCGTCGATCCACTGCCCGGCGGCCGAGACGACGCTGCTGACGTACTGGCCGTGGGTTTGGCCGAGTCCGGCGGCGGCGGTGCGGTCGAAGACCCACTGCACCGGCGAGTCGACGACCGCGGCGAAGGAGGTGTCCATCACCGGCCGGTCGTAGAGCACGTGCACGTCGACGATCGGCGAGGACGCCAGCCCGGCCCAGCGCTCCCGGTCCGGGCACGCGGCCTGCGGCACCAGCGCGGCGGCGGCCGGGTGCGGCACCGCGACGATCACCGCCTCGGCGTCCACCGGGAAGCCGTCGACGACCAGCCGGGTCCCGGAGACGACCTGCTCGACCTTGGTCTTCAGGTGCACGCCGCGCAGCTTCTTCTCGGCGGCGCGGCCGTGCAGCTCCCCGAGGGGGATGCGGGGGACGCCGATGTCGGCGGCGGTGGAGCTGCCGAGCAGCGCGGTCTGGATCACCATCGCCGACAGCCCGAGCGAGGCCTCGTCGACACCGCAGTTCAGGGCGGCGGTGACGAACAGCTCCCACAGGTAGCGGCGGGTGCGGTCGTCCTGGCCGTGCTGGTCGAGCCAGTCGCCGAGGCTGATCGCGTCCAGGGCCGGGTCGGCGGGGTCCAGTTTGCCCATCGCCAGCGAGGCCGAGGCGGCGCGCAGCCGCTCGGCCGGGGTGAGCAGGGAGTACTTGGCCAGGGCCGGGAGCAGGTGCAGAGGGCCGGGCAGACCGGTGCGGCGCAGCCGGGCCGCGGGCCGCTCGTCCGGGGTCAGGACCCGCAGATCGAAGCGGTCCTGGATGTCGATGCCGTCGCCGGTGCCGAGGCGGTCGAGCAGGCCCCGGTAGGCGGTGAAGGCGCGCAGCATGACGTGCTGGCCGTTGTCGACCGTCAGGTCCGGGCCGCCGTCGGAGCCGGCCCGCTGGAAGGAGTGCGTGGCGCCGCCGAGGCGCGGGCGCGCCTCGTACAGCTCCACGTCGATCCCGGCTTCCTGCAGGGCGACGGCCGCCGAGATCCCGGCCAGGCCGCCGCCGACGATCGCGACGCTCACGGGGTGACCCCCGCCAGCGCGCGGGCCGCGACGACACCCTTCTCCCAGGCCGGGAGCGACATCCGGGAGTTCAGGGCGCTGATCGGCTGCTCGGCGATGCGGATGAGCAGGCGCCGGTAGATGCCGGCCATCGCGGCCGTGCAGGCGGCGCTGCGGCGGTCCAGCAGCGGCAGCAGCTTCAGGCCGGCGTCGTACCAGCCGCGGGCGGCCGCGGCCTGGTCGCGGACCAGGGCGGCGAGGTCGGTGTCGGCGTCGACGAAGCGGCCGTGCTCGTCGATCTTGAGCGTGCAGCCGTGCCGGACCAGTTCGTCGGCCGGCAGGTAGACGCGGCCCATCAGGCCGTCCTCGCGCACGTCGCGCAGGATGTTGGTGAGCTGGAGCGCGACGCCGAGGGAGTCGGCGTAGCCGGAGGCCTCCTCCTGGCGCGCGGGGTCGACGCCGTAGACGCCGAGCGAGAGCCGGCCGATGGAGCCGGCGACGCAGCGGCAGTAGAACGTCAGCTCGTCGGGGGTGGCGTAGTCGGTGCCGCGGACGTCGGCCTCGCAGCCGTCGATGAGCTCGTCGAAGGCGGCCAGCGGGATCGGGTGCTGCTGCGCGGCGTCG from Catenulispora sp. EB89 includes:
- the shc gene encoding squalene--hopene cyclase, whose amino-acid sequence is MTDVIDKAVSASGSSDSSGSPGASEAAATLKAAADHLLGLQNAAGWWKGELETNVTMDAEDLLLRQFLGIRTAEETAEAAAWIRSQQRADGTWANFFDGPADLSTTIEAYAALRMAGDPQDAAHMAAARTFILESGGIEASRVFTRIWLALFGEWPWSDLPVMPPELIYLPKWFPLNVYDWACWARQTVVPLTIVNALRPVRELGFDLSELRTGRRTPAKRGFFTTLDRALHVYERRPLRSVRDAALRRSAEWIIARQEADGSWGGIQPPWVYSLMALNLLGYGVDHPVMRKGIEGLNGFIIRDERGRRLEACQSPVWDTVLAMTALRDADLPEDHPALVKAADWVLGEEITNPGDWSVRRPKVAPGGWAFEFDNDGYPDTDDTAEVLLALNRVAHPDAAPAIRRGVEWLEGMACKDGGYGAFDADNTRTLALKLPFCDFGAVIDPPTADVTAHTLEAYAALGRGGSTASRRALDWLVREQESDGSWFGRWGANHVYGTGAVVPALVAAGVDPEDEMIRRAVRWLEEHQNDDGGWGEDLRSYRDKRWVGRGVSTASQTAWALLALLAAGEERGMAVEAGVRFLTRTQRADGTWDEDHFTGTGFPGDFYLNYHLYRLVFPISALGRYVKALS
- the hpnE gene encoding hydroxysqualene dehydroxylase HpnE; amino-acid sequence: MSVAIVGGGLAGISAAVALQEAGIDVELYEARPRLGGATHSFQRAGSDGGPDLTVDNGQHVMLRAFTAYRGLLDRLGTGDGIDIQDRFDLRVLTPDERPAARLRRTGLPGPLHLLPALAKYSLLTPAERLRAASASLAMGKLDPADPALDAISLGDWLDQHGQDDRTRRYLWELFVTAALNCGVDEASLGLSAMVIQTALLGSSTAADIGVPRIPLGELHGRAAEKKLRGVHLKTKVEQVVSGTRLVVDGFPVDAEAVIVAVPHPAAAALVPQAACPDRERWAGLASSPIVDVHVLYDRPVMDTSFAAVVDSPVQWVFDRTAAAGLGQTHGQYVSSVVSAAGQWIDAPVAQIRETFLPALAEVLPRTRRAEVTEFFVTRERHATFRQAPGSAALRPPAATGVPGLFLAGAWTATGWPDTMEGAVRSGLTAAALCRRHLQKGTDR
- a CDS encoding aldo/keto reductase, which produces MRQRTLGTQGLAVSELGYGAMGLTMAYGPGDEPEGVAALQRAHDLGVTFFDTAELYGYGTGSNEILVGAAVKGFRDEVVLATKFGFDLSTRPAPGTPIGLNSRPDNIRRVADASLRHLGTDHIDVLYQHRVDPGVPIEDVAGTVKELIDAGKVKYFGLSEAGPETIRRAHAVQPVSVLQTEYSLFERDAEQLFPTLDELGIGFVAYSPLGRGFITGAAKPADQYDETDIRNIDPRWQPGNFEKNVEAVDRLTRLAAGKGSTVAQLALAWLLTRGEHIVPIPGTRSRARMEENIGAADVVLSEADLAAVDEILPHGGFGARYQEASLPTWI
- the hpnD gene encoding presqualene diphosphate synthase HpnD produces the protein MTPLNAGPQEAYEYCERVVRARARNFAYGIRLLPTTKRQALSAVYAFARRVDDIGDGSETRGERLARLAVARDDLHHLTERPEDPVLVALADAAQQHPIPLAAFDELIDGCEADVRGTDYATPDELTFYCRCVAGSIGRLSLGVYGVDPARQEEASGYADSLGVALQLTNILRDVREDGLMGRVYLPADELVRHGCTLKIDEHGRFVDADTDLAALVRDQAAAARGWYDAGLKLLPLLDRRSAACTAAMAGIYRRLLIRIAEQPISALNSRMSLPAWEKGVVAARALAGVTP
- a CDS encoding polyprenyl synthetase family protein, with product MTVVPHAVTAGREMVEAAMRAAVERLDPRMRRVAAYHFGWVEADGSAPQGPTGGKALRPAMALLSGRAAGADMARVVPAAVAVEFVHAFSLLHDDVMDNDRMRRHRPAAWTVFGVPAAILAGDALLALAEEVLLDRGTAGAHRAARHIAATTRKLIAGQALDLGFETRTDVTLDECTVMSMDKTAALFACSCSIGAVLAEAPNRLALALSGFGEDLGLAFQLVDDLLGIWGEPEVTGKPVLNDLRSRKKSLPVTAALGSGTPAAGRLALLYTQSEPLTEPQLVEAASLIEEAGGRAWAENAADARIAAAQDRLATADIPDDVRDEFLAVARFVTHRDN
- the hpnH gene encoding adenosyl-hopene transferase HpnH, yielding MGMPVRQSVRIGSYILGNKLRRREKFPLLVELEPLFACNLACAGCGKIQHPAAELKKRMPIEQALAAMRECGAPMVSIAGGEPLMHPQIGELVDELVKMKRYVFLCTNALLIPKKLDRFKPSRYFTWVVHLDGLRERHDESVCKEGVFDEAVAAVRELRRRGFRVTTNTTIFDTDSPQDVIDILDYLNDDLRVDQMMISPGYAYEKAPDQEHFLPVKQTRELFRKAFADGNRQRWRLNHSPLFLDFLEGKTDFPCTAWAIPSYSLYGWQKPCYLMSDGYAATYKELLEETDWDSYGRGNDPRCANCMAHCGYEPTAVFATLGSLRESVRALREG
- a CDS encoding TetR family transcriptional regulator, with the translated sequence MPPQAGAQTGAQTGADATDPGGDSTRDRIVAAATAEFAQHGIAGARIERIAKAAKTSKERVYAHFRSKEALYRYVADRELAAVAEAARMDPADLPEYAGRIHDYFVRHPDRHRLMDWGRLEFPGTPDLDSPMHKTIRFKVEQLRRAQEAGQLDPAWEPLDILIFVHQIATAWAGQLGLASAEAGLVREPSPAARRAAIIAAVQRMFPAAEV